The proteins below are encoded in one region of Streptomyces cyanogenus:
- a CDS encoding PadR family transcriptional regulator: MSAIRLLVLGAVRQHGRAHGYQVRGDLEYWGAHEWSNAKPGSIYHALKQMAKQGLLHAHEIAPSTAGGPPRVEYELTGKGTEEYFALLREALVTYDQRGDVKTAALGFMVDLPRAETVALLKERMRRIEEWRSSVTEHYIPEGGPGQLGHIGEIMNMWIHTADSEAEWTRGLVARIEQGAYTFAGEGEPFAGLLAEDAGSQ; this comes from the coding sequence GCCCACGGCTATCAGGTCCGGGGCGACCTGGAGTACTGGGGCGCGCACGAGTGGTCCAACGCCAAGCCGGGCTCGATCTACCACGCCCTGAAGCAGATGGCCAAGCAGGGGCTGCTGCACGCGCACGAGATCGCGCCGTCCACGGCGGGCGGGCCGCCGCGGGTCGAGTACGAGCTCACCGGCAAGGGCACCGAGGAGTACTTCGCCCTGCTGCGTGAGGCGCTGGTCACCTACGACCAGCGCGGCGACGTGAAGACGGCCGCCCTCGGCTTCATGGTGGACCTGCCGAGGGCCGAGACGGTGGCGCTGCTGAAGGAACGCATGCGGCGGATCGAGGAGTGGCGGTCCTCGGTCACCGAGCACTACATCCCCGAGGGCGGCCCCGGACAGCTCGGTCACATCGGCGAGATCATGAACATGTGGATCCACACGGCCGACTCCGAGGCCGAGTGGACCCGGGGCCTCGTCGCCCGCATCGAGCAGGGCGCCTACACCTTCGCCGGCGAGGGCGAACCGTTCGCCGGCCTGCTCGCCGAGGACGCGGGGAGTCAGTGA
- a CDS encoding glutamate decarboxylase, whose amino-acid sequence MALHKGSERHDVRTVSVNPFYGEANPVGGMTEAPPTHRLPDAPLPPSTAYQLVHDELMLDGNARLNLATFVTTWMEPQAGVLMTECRDKNMIDKDEYPRTAELERRCVAMLADLWNAPDPAAAVGCSTTGSSEACMLAGMALKRRWAKRNADRYPSERPNLVMGINVQVCWEKFCNFWEVDARLVPMEGERFHLDPQAAVELCDENTIGVVGILGSTFDGSYEPIADLCAALDALQERTGLDIPVHVDGASGGMVAPFLDEDLVWDFRLPRVASINCSGHKYGLVYPGVGWALWRDREALPDELVFRVNYLGGEMPTFALNFSRPGAQVVAQYYTFLRLGREGFRAVQQSTRDVARSLADRIAALGDFRLLTRGDELPVFALTTADDITSYDVFDVSRRLREGGWLVPAYTFPAHREDLSVLRIVCRNGFSHDLADLFVDDLTRLLPELRRQPHPLTRDKGAATGFHH is encoded by the coding sequence ATGGCCCTGCACAAAGGTTCCGAGCGGCACGACGTGCGGACGGTGTCGGTCAACCCGTTCTACGGGGAGGCCAACCCGGTCGGCGGCATGACCGAGGCACCGCCCACCCACCGGCTGCCGGACGCCCCGCTGCCCCCGTCCACGGCGTACCAGCTGGTCCACGACGAACTGATGCTGGACGGCAACGCCCGGCTGAACCTGGCCACATTCGTCACCACCTGGATGGAGCCGCAGGCCGGGGTGCTGATGACGGAGTGCCGGGACAAGAACATGATCGACAAGGACGAGTACCCGCGCACGGCCGAGCTGGAACGGCGCTGTGTGGCGATGCTCGCCGACCTGTGGAACGCGCCGGACCCGGCGGCCGCGGTGGGCTGTTCGACGACCGGGTCCAGCGAGGCGTGCATGCTCGCCGGGATGGCCCTGAAGCGGCGCTGGGCGAAGCGGAACGCCGACCGGTATCCGTCCGAGCGGCCCAATCTGGTGATGGGGATCAACGTCCAGGTCTGCTGGGAGAAGTTCTGCAACTTCTGGGAGGTGGACGCCCGGCTGGTCCCCATGGAGGGCGAGCGCTTCCACCTGGACCCGCAGGCCGCCGTCGAGCTCTGCGACGAGAACACCATCGGGGTCGTCGGCATCCTCGGCTCCACCTTCGACGGCTCCTACGAGCCGATCGCCGACCTGTGCGCGGCCCTGGACGCCCTCCAGGAGCGCACCGGGCTCGACATCCCGGTGCACGTGGACGGCGCGTCCGGCGGGATGGTGGCGCCCTTCCTGGACGAGGACCTGGTGTGGGACTTCCGGCTGCCGCGCGTGGCGTCGATCAACTGCTCCGGGCACAAGTACGGCCTCGTGTACCCGGGCGTCGGCTGGGCGCTGTGGCGGGACCGGGAGGCGCTGCCCGACGAGCTGGTGTTCCGGGTGAACTACCTGGGCGGCGAGATGCCGACCTTCGCGCTGAACTTCTCCCGGCCCGGCGCCCAGGTGGTCGCGCAGTACTACACGTTCCTGCGGCTGGGCCGGGAGGGCTTCCGCGCGGTGCAGCAGTCGACGCGGGACGTGGCGCGCTCGCTCGCCGACCGGATCGCCGCGCTCGGCGACTTCCGGCTGCTCACGCGCGGCGACGAGCTGCCTGTGTTCGCGCTGACCACGGCCGACGACATCACGTCGTACGACGTCTTCGACGTCTCCCGGCGGCTGCGCGAGGGCGGCTGGCTGGTGCCCGCCTACACCTTCCCGGCCCACCGGGAGGACCTGTCCGTGCTGCGGATCGTCTGCCGCAACGGCTTCTCGCACGACCTGGCCGACCTGTTCGTCGACGACCTGACCCGCCTGCTGCCGGAGCTACGGCGCCAGCCGCACCCGCTGACCCGGGACAAGGGCGCGGCCACCGGGTTCCATCACTGA
- a CDS encoding ion channel protein: MAQETTQAPPSARTAPARALLPFILPAVVVGVAASLLFVGVSTAAEQLQRVLWGPLPDALGVGRWSVLWMFVMLTATGIAVGLVVWKVPGHAGPDPATLGLNAPVLPPAVLPSLLLATGLMLAGGPSLGPENPIIAANVSLAAWLGGRLMPRTPGTLWPVLAESATIGALFGTPVAAALVISEALAGQPLRGRLWDNLFAPLTAGACGAMTTTLVSHPTFDLGLPPMGHPRGTDLLAALVIASVAAVLGMCAVYAFPYVHAAFRRLRHPMLMLPAGGVLLGGLAALGGHLTLFKGLSELGQLARDPEGWSAGEFATMTVVKLAALLVAASCGFRGGRIFPAVFVGTALGLTAHALVPAVHPSLGVATGVLGVLLAITRQGWVSLFTAAVLVASPAILALLCIASLPAWLLVTGRPQMQLHEDGTPVR; encoded by the coding sequence GTGGCCCAGGAGACGACGCAGGCGCCCCCGAGCGCTCGGACCGCCCCCGCGCGGGCTCTGCTGCCGTTCATCCTGCCCGCCGTCGTCGTGGGCGTGGCCGCGAGCCTGCTCTTCGTCGGGGTGAGCACGGCGGCGGAGCAGCTCCAGCGAGTGCTGTGGGGGCCGCTGCCGGACGCGCTGGGCGTGGGCCGCTGGTCCGTGCTGTGGATGTTCGTCATGCTCACGGCCACCGGGATCGCCGTAGGACTGGTGGTCTGGAAGGTGCCCGGTCACGCCGGTCCCGACCCCGCCACCCTCGGGCTGAACGCCCCCGTCCTGCCGCCCGCCGTGCTGCCGAGCCTGCTGCTGGCCACCGGGCTCATGCTGGCCGGCGGTCCCAGCCTCGGCCCGGAGAACCCGATCATCGCCGCGAACGTGAGCCTCGCCGCCTGGCTCGGCGGACGCCTCATGCCCAGGACGCCGGGCACCCTGTGGCCCGTGCTGGCGGAGTCCGCGACGATCGGCGCGCTGTTCGGCACGCCGGTGGCGGCGGCGCTGGTCATCTCCGAGGCGCTGGCGGGGCAGCCCCTGCGGGGCCGGCTGTGGGACAACCTGTTCGCCCCGCTGACCGCCGGCGCGTGCGGGGCCATGACGACCACCCTGGTGTCCCACCCCACCTTCGACCTGGGTCTGCCGCCCATGGGCCATCCGCGCGGCACGGACCTGCTGGCCGCGCTGGTGATCGCCTCGGTGGCCGCGGTGCTCGGCATGTGCGCCGTCTACGCCTTCCCGTACGTCCACGCGGCCTTCCGGCGGCTGCGGCACCCGATGCTGATGCTCCCGGCCGGCGGGGTCCTGCTGGGCGGCCTCGCGGCCCTGGGCGGACATCTGACGCTGTTCAAGGGGCTGTCCGAGCTCGGGCAGCTGGCCCGTGACCCGGAGGGCTGGTCGGCGGGCGAGTTCGCCACCATGACGGTGGTGAAGCTGGCCGCGCTGCTCGTCGCCGCGTCCTGCGGATTCCGGGGCGGCCGGATCTTCCCCGCGGTCTTCGTCGGCACCGCCCTCGGCCTCACCGCCCACGCGCTCGTGCCGGCCGTGCACCCCTCGCTGGGCGTGGCCACGGGCGTCCTCGGCGTCCTCCTGGCGATCACCCGGCAGGGCTGGGTGAGCCTGTTCACCGCCGCCGTCCTGGTCGCCTCGCCCGCCATCCTCGCCCTCCTGTGCATCGCCTCGCTGCCGGCCTGGCTGCTGGTGACCGGCCGTCCGCAGATGCAGCTGCACGAGGACGGCACCCCGGTCCGCTGA
- a CDS encoding MerR family transcriptional regulator: MSYSVGQVAGFAGVTVRTLHHYDEIGLLVPGERTYAGHRRYGDADLDRLQQILFYRALGFPLDEVAALLDDPDADPRTHLRRQHRLLTARIETLQKMAAAVEHAMEARTMGINLSPEEKFEVFGDFDPDQYADEVQERWGDTEAYRQSQRRTASYTKEDWKRINEEMDAIHRRMADLLAEGVPADSEAAMDVAEEHRLWITGAYYDCGHEMHACLGEMYVADARFTATYEAIRTGLAGYLRDAIVANAARHTAS; this comes from the coding sequence GTGAGCTACTCCGTGGGACAGGTCGCGGGGTTCGCCGGCGTGACGGTGCGCACCCTGCACCACTACGACGAGATCGGCCTGCTCGTGCCCGGCGAGCGGACGTACGCCGGACACCGGCGCTACGGCGACGCCGACCTCGACCGGCTCCAGCAGATCCTGTTCTACCGCGCGCTCGGCTTCCCGCTCGACGAGGTCGCGGCCCTGCTCGACGACCCGGACGCGGACCCGCGCACGCACCTGCGCCGCCAGCACCGGCTGCTGACCGCCCGGATCGAGACGCTGCAGAAGATGGCCGCGGCCGTGGAGCACGCCATGGAGGCACGCACGATGGGCATCAACCTCTCGCCGGAGGAGAAGTTCGAGGTCTTCGGCGACTTCGACCCCGACCAGTACGCGGACGAGGTGCAGGAGCGCTGGGGCGACACCGAGGCCTACCGCCAGTCGCAGCGGCGGACCGCCTCGTACACCAAGGAGGACTGGAAGCGGATCAACGAGGAGATGGACGCGATCCACCGCCGGATGGCGGACCTGCTCGCCGAGGGCGTCCCCGCGGACTCGGAGGCGGCCATGGACGTCGCCGAGGAGCACCGCCTGTGGATCACGGGCGCGTACTACGACTGCGGGCACGAGATGCACGCGTGCCTCGGTGAGATGTACGTCGCCGACGCGCGTTTCACCGCCACGTACGAGGCCATCCGGACCGGTCTGGCCGGATACCTGCGGGACGCCATCGTCGCGAACGCGGCCCGGCACACCGCATCCTGA
- a CDS encoding DedA family protein — MMTLALGPSWLDPNYLLDTYSIWGLLLIVFAESGLLIGFFLPGDSLLFTCGLLITSGDLDFPLWAAIALICLAAVLGDQAGYMFGKKVGPSLFNRPDSRLFKQENVTKAHEFFEKYGPKSLVLARFVPIVRTFTPIIAGVSGMKYRSFLIFNVIGGVLWGAGVTLLGSWLGNVPVVKNNIEAMLILIVLVSVIPIGFEFLRARGKNKKAEQTRPQPEPQPAHQQQYPQSRYQQPPVMDDATTRLRRIEPEQPPYQQPQQQDWNQQQGYGQYYDQQQYPQQQYPQQQYPQQQYDPNQPGQDQYGQGQYGQGQPGQDQPDPGQYGQNQYDPHQYPYDHRRQ, encoded by the coding sequence GTGATGACACTCGCCCTCGGCCCGAGCTGGCTGGATCCCAACTATCTGCTCGACACCTACAGCATCTGGGGCCTGCTGCTCATCGTCTTCGCCGAGTCCGGCCTGCTCATCGGCTTCTTCCTGCCGGGTGACTCGCTGCTGTTCACGTGCGGCCTGCTGATCACGTCCGGGGACCTCGACTTCCCGCTGTGGGCCGCCATCGCGCTGATCTGCCTCGCCGCGGTCCTCGGCGACCAGGCGGGCTACATGTTCGGCAAGAAGGTCGGACCGTCCCTGTTCAACCGCCCGGACTCCCGCCTGTTCAAGCAGGAGAACGTCACCAAGGCGCACGAGTTCTTCGAGAAGTACGGCCCGAAGTCCCTGGTCCTGGCCCGCTTCGTGCCCATCGTGCGCACCTTCACGCCGATCATCGCGGGCGTCAGCGGCATGAAGTACCGCTCGTTCCTGATCTTCAACGTCATCGGTGGCGTCCTGTGGGGCGCGGGCGTCACCCTGCTCGGCTCCTGGCTCGGCAACGTCCCCGTCGTCAAGAACAACATCGAGGCGATGCTCATCCTGATCGTCCTCGTCTCCGTGATCCCGATCGGTTTCGAGTTCCTCCGCGCCCGCGGCAAGAACAAGAAGGCCGAGCAGACCCGCCCCCAGCCCGAGCCGCAGCCCGCCCACCAGCAGCAGTACCCGCAGTCCCGGTACCAGCAGCCCCCGGTCATGGACGACGCCACGACCCGCCTGCGCCGCATCGAGCCGGAGCAGCCCCCGTACCAGCAGCCGCAGCAGCAGGACTGGAACCAGCAGCAGGGCTACGGCCAGTACTACGACCAGCAGCAGTACCCGCAGCAGCAGTACCCCCAGCAGCAGTATCCGCAGCAGCAGTACGACCCGAACCAGCCCGGCCAGGACCAGTACGGCCAGGGCCAGTACGGCCAGGGCCAGCCCGGCCAGGATCAGCCCGACCCCGGTCAGTACGGCCAGAACCAGTACGACCCCCACCAGTACCCGTACGACCACCGCCGGCAGTAG
- a CDS encoding threonine/serine ThrE exporter family protein, translating into MTEAEDRKPRSDEARYDPEITSEFAIPRGLDVPKGEDSETTSEFAVPEGLLTPQPPSAEPEGSAFSPPSTYSAEHAPAAFTPATGVPLVSLVKDAPWQDRMRTMLRMPVAERPAPEPVQRVEEGGPAVPRVLDLTLRIGELLLAGGEGAEDVEAAMFAVCRSYGLDRCEPNVTFTLLSISHQPSLVEDPVTASRTVRRRGTDYTRLAAVFRLVDDLTDPETHVSLEEAYRRLAEIRRNRHPYPGWALTLASGLLAGAASVLVGGDVIVFVAAAVGAMLGDRLAWLCAGRGLPEFYQFTVAAMPPAAIGVALALAHVDVNGSAVITGGLFALLPGRALVAGVQDGLTGFYITASARLLEVMYFFVGIVVGVLVVLYFGVKIGGKLNPDAAPTISERPLIQIAASMLLSLTFAILLQQERSTVLWVTLNGGVAWSVYGAMHYVGDISPVASTAVAAGLVGLFGQLLSRYRFASALPYTTAAIGPLLPGSATYFGLLSMAQNDVDKGLVSLAKAASLAMAIAIGVHLGSEISRLFLRVGSAGKRRAAKRTRGF; encoded by the coding sequence GTGACGGAGGCGGAGGACCGGAAGCCCCGGTCCGACGAGGCGCGGTACGACCCGGAGATCACGTCCGAGTTCGCCATCCCCCGGGGTCTCGACGTTCCCAAGGGTGAGGACTCGGAGACGACGTCCGAGTTCGCCGTACCGGAGGGGCTGCTGACGCCGCAGCCGCCGAGTGCCGAGCCGGAGGGGTCGGCGTTCAGTCCGCCGAGCACCTACAGCGCGGAGCACGCCCCGGCCGCGTTCACGCCGGCCACCGGGGTGCCGCTGGTCAGCCTGGTCAAGGACGCGCCCTGGCAGGACCGGATGCGCACCATGCTGCGCATGCCGGTGGCCGAGCGGCCGGCGCCGGAGCCGGTGCAGCGGGTGGAGGAGGGCGGCCCGGCCGTCCCGCGCGTGCTGGACCTGACCCTGCGTATCGGAGAGCTGCTGCTGGCCGGCGGCGAGGGCGCGGAGGACGTGGAGGCCGCGATGTTCGCGGTGTGCCGGTCCTACGGCCTGGACCGGTGCGAGCCGAACGTCACCTTCACGCTGCTGTCGATCTCGCACCAGCCGTCCCTGGTGGAGGACCCGGTCACAGCGTCCCGGACGGTACGGCGGCGGGGCACGGACTACACGCGTCTGGCGGCCGTCTTCCGGCTGGTGGACGATCTGACCGACCCGGAGACCCATGTCTCGCTGGAGGAGGCCTACCGGCGGCTGGCGGAGATCCGCCGGAACCGGCACCCGTACCCCGGCTGGGCACTGACCCTGGCGAGCGGGCTGCTGGCCGGTGCGGCCTCCGTGCTGGTCGGCGGTGACGTCATCGTGTTCGTGGCGGCCGCGGTGGGCGCGATGCTCGGCGACCGGCTGGCGTGGCTGTGCGCGGGGCGCGGGCTGCCGGAGTTCTACCAGTTCACGGTGGCCGCGATGCCGCCCGCGGCGATCGGGGTGGCGCTGGCGCTGGCGCACGTGGACGTGAACGGCTCGGCGGTGATCACCGGTGGACTGTTCGCGCTGCTGCCCGGGCGGGCGCTGGTGGCGGGCGTGCAGGACGGCCTGACCGGCTTCTACATCACCGCCTCCGCCCGGCTGCTGGAGGTCATGTACTTCTTCGTCGGGATCGTCGTCGGCGTGCTGGTCGTCCTGTACTTCGGCGTGAAGATCGGCGGCAAGCTCAATCCGGACGCGGCGCCGACCATCTCCGAGCGGCCGCTGATCCAGATCGCGGCCTCGATGCTGCTCTCGCTGACCTTCGCGATCCTGCTCCAGCAGGAACGGTCCACCGTGCTCTGGGTGACCCTCAACGGGGGTGTCGCCTGGTCGGTGTACGGCGCGATGCACTACGTGGGCGACATCTCGCCGGTGGCCTCCACGGCCGTGGCGGCCGGCCTGGTGGGGCTGTTCGGGCAACTGCTGTCCCGGTACCGGTTCGCCTCCGCGCTGCCGTACACGACGGCGGCGATCGGGCCGCTGCTGCCCGGTTCCGCGACGTATTTCGGACTGCTGTCCATGGCCCAGAACGACGTGGACAAGGGGCTGGTGTCGCTGGCCAAGGCCGCGTCGCTGGCCATGGCCATCGCCATCGGGGTCCACCTCGGGTCGGAGATCTCCCGGTTGTTCCTGCGGGTCGGCTCCGCCGGGAAGCGGCGGGCCGCCAAGCGGACCAGGGGCTTCTAG
- a CDS encoding inorganic diphosphatase yields MEFDVTIEIPKGSRNKYEVDHETGRIRLDRRLFTSTAYPTDYGFVENTLGEDGDPLDALVILDEPTFPGCLIRCRAIGMFRMTDEAGGDDKLLCVPATDPRVEHLRDIHHVSEFDRLEIQHFFEVYKDLEPGKSVEGADWVGRTEAEAEIERSYKRFKDQGGH; encoded by the coding sequence GTGGAGTTCGACGTCACGATCGAGATCCCGAAGGGTTCGCGGAACAAGTACGAGGTGGACCACGAGACCGGTCGGATCCGCCTGGACCGTCGTCTCTTCACCTCGACCGCCTACCCGACCGACTACGGCTTCGTCGAGAACACCCTCGGCGAGGACGGCGACCCGCTGGACGCGCTGGTCATCCTGGACGAGCCGACCTTCCCGGGCTGCCTCATCCGCTGCCGCGCGATCGGCATGTTCCGGATGACCGACGAGGCCGGCGGCGACGACAAGCTGCTGTGTGTCCCGGCGACCGACCCGCGCGTGGAGCACCTGCGCGACATCCACCACGTGTCGGAGTTCGACCGCCTGGAGATCCAGCACTTCTTCGAGGTCTACAAGGACCTGGAGCCCGGCAAGTCCGTCGAGGGCGCCGACTGGGTCGGTCGCACCGAGGCCGAGGCCGAGATCGAGCGGTCCTACAAGCGTTTCAAGGACCAGGGCGGCCACTGA
- the dacB gene encoding D-alanyl-D-alanine carboxypeptidase/D-alanyl-D-alanine endopeptidase — MERIANAVRPRLASAVTAAGPRLAGLARAAVRVRPGHLPRLPRPRTGRTWQYTAGAATAGLALAAGVVTVAGPWDASGQRTAERDRAAALERSGGADHGRSGTDAGAPRPAPSAAPVLAGLGGTTSAVGTKKAAPDPEALSGVLGPLLDAPALGGPRSAAVVDVTTGARLYGADAGRALIPASTTKIATAVAALSALGPDHRLTTRTALEPDTRELVLVGGGDPTLTAHTRPDGWAGLRALAADTAGALDRRGIHEITLSYDTTLFTGPALHPIGVNDNLAPVSALTVDEGRTDGSDRGPVTRVADPAADAAARFAGFLKDAGITTTSPGPSKASTRAETLATVSSPPLSALVERMLTNSDNDIAEALARHTALAGGQPASFDGGAEAIATQLRKLGLPMAGAAFHDGSGLDRDDRLTADLLTALLVKAGDPHRPGLRPVLTGLPVAGFTGTLSTRYTDGAAGVVRAKTGTLTGVNTLAGTVVDKDGRLLAFAFLASDTTDAVGAQAALDKAATALAG; from the coding sequence ATGGAGCGGATCGCGAACGCCGTACGACCGCGTCTGGCGAGCGCCGTGACGGCCGCCGGGCCGCGCCTCGCGGGGCTGGCGAGGGCCGCCGTGCGCGTCAGGCCTGGGCACCTCCCCCGTCTTCCCCGTCCGCGGACCGGCCGGACCTGGCAGTACACCGCGGGCGCCGCCACCGCCGGCCTGGCGCTGGCCGCCGGCGTGGTGACCGTCGCCGGTCCCTGGGACGCCAGTGGTCAGCGTACGGCCGAGCGGGACCGGGCCGCCGCCCTGGAGCGGTCAGGTGGCGCAGATCACGGCCGCTCCGGTACGGACGCCGGGGCGCCCCGGCCCGCGCCGAGCGCCGCGCCCGTCCTGGCGGGCCTGGGCGGCACCACGAGCGCCGTCGGCACCAAGAAGGCCGCTCCGGACCCCGAGGCCCTCTCCGGCGTCCTGGGGCCGCTCCTGGACGCTCCCGCGCTCGGCGGCCCGCGTTCGGCGGCCGTCGTCGACGTCACGACCGGCGCCCGGCTGTACGGCGCCGACGCCGGCAGGGCCCTCATCCCCGCCTCCACCACCAAAATCGCCACCGCCGTCGCCGCCCTGTCCGCCCTCGGCCCCGACCACCGCCTCACCACCCGTACCGCCCTGGAACCCGACACCCGGGAACTCGTCCTGGTCGGCGGCGGTGACCCCACCCTCACCGCGCACACCCGGCCCGACGGCTGGGCCGGCCTGCGGGCGCTGGCGGCGGACACCGCCGGGGCCCTGGACCGGCGCGGCATCCACGAGATCACCCTGTCCTACGACACCACCCTGTTCACCGGCCCGGCCCTGCACCCCATCGGCGTCAACGACAACCTCGCCCCGGTCAGCGCCCTCACCGTCGACGAGGGCCGCACCGACGGCTCGGACCGCGGCCCGGTCACCCGCGTGGCCGACCCGGCGGCGGACGCGGCGGCCAGGTTCGCCGGCTTCCTGAAGGACGCCGGCATCACCACCACGTCCCCCGGCCCCTCGAAGGCCAGCACGCGCGCGGAGACCCTCGCGACGGTCTCCTCACCCCCGCTGTCCGCCCTGGTCGAACGCATGCTGACCAACAGCGACAACGACATCGCGGAGGCCCTGGCCCGGCACACCGCCCTGGCCGGCGGGCAGCCGGCGAGCTTCGACGGCGGGGCCGAGGCCATCGCCACGCAGCTGCGCAAGCTCGGCCTGCCCATGGCGGGGGCCGCCTTCCACGACGGCAGCGGCCTCGACCGCGACGACCGGCTCACGGCCGACCTCCTGACGGCCCTGCTGGTCAAGGCCGGCGACCCGCACCGCCCCGGCCTCCGCCCGGTCCTCACCGGCCTCCCCGTGGCCGGCTTCACCGGCACCCTGAGCACCCGCTACACCGACGGCGCCGCCGGTGTCGTACGCGCCAAGACCGGCACCCTGACCGGCGTGAACACCCTCGCCGGCACGGTCGTGGACAAGGACGGCCGTCTCCTGGCCTTCGCCTTCCTGGCCTCGGACACGACCGACGCCGTGGGGGCCCAGGCGGCCCTGGACAAGGCGGCGACGGCGCTGGCGGGCTGA
- a CDS encoding zinc-dependent metalloprotease: MTGFGGTASPGMVDWNLAVATATRLVRPGPDVSRDEARSVVAELRRHAKASEGHVRGFTRMGTEDTHDTPVLVVDRPGWVRANVAGFREILKPLLEKMQERRGSNPGSAVLGAVGGKVTGVELGMLLSFLSSRVLGQYETFAPAARDLPSGENGGGRLLLVAPNIVHVERELDVEPHDFRLWVCLHEETHRTQFTAVPWLRDHLEGEIQSFLAETDVDPMTFLERIREAAQSLAGGRPEGEEEDGGRSFVELVQTPAQREILGRLTAVMSLLEGHADYVMDGVGPSVVPTVAEIREKFQQRRAKGASRLDMALRKLLGLDAKLRQYRDGERFVRSVVEQVGVDGFNRVWTSPNTLPTKAEIAKPADWVARVHRRPEA, translated from the coding sequence ATGACTGGCTTCGGCGGCACCGCATCTCCCGGGATGGTCGACTGGAACCTCGCGGTGGCAACCGCGACACGGCTCGTACGTCCCGGTCCCGACGTCAGCCGCGACGAGGCCAGGTCCGTCGTCGCGGAGCTGCGCCGGCACGCGAAAGCCTCGGAGGGACACGTCCGGGGCTTCACTCGTATGGGCACCGAGGACACCCACGACACCCCCGTCCTCGTCGTCGACCGGCCCGGCTGGGTCCGCGCCAACGTCGCCGGCTTCCGGGAGATCCTCAAACCGCTCCTGGAGAAGATGCAGGAACGGCGCGGCAGCAACCCGGGCAGCGCGGTCCTCGGCGCCGTCGGCGGCAAGGTCACCGGCGTGGAGCTCGGCATGCTCCTGTCGTTCCTGTCCTCCCGTGTCCTCGGCCAGTACGAGACCTTCGCCCCGGCCGCCCGCGACCTCCCGTCCGGCGAGAACGGCGGCGGCCGGCTGCTGCTCGTGGCGCCCAACATCGTCCACGTCGAGCGCGAACTCGACGTCGAGCCGCACGACTTCCGGCTGTGGGTGTGCCTGCACGAGGAGACCCACCGCACGCAGTTCACCGCCGTGCCCTGGCTCCGGGACCACCTGGAGGGCGAAATCCAGTCGTTCTTGGCCGAGACCGACGTCGATCCGATGACCTTCCTGGAGCGCATCAGGGAGGCGGCCCAGTCCCTCGCCGGCGGCCGGCCCGAGGGCGAGGAGGAGGACGGCGGACGCTCCTTCGTGGAGCTGGTGCAGACCCCCGCCCAGCGGGAGATCCTCGGCCGTCTGACGGCCGTGATGTCCCTGCTGGAGGGGCACGCCGACTACGTCATGGACGGCGTCGGCCCGAGCGTCGTACCGACCGTCGCGGAGATCCGCGAGAAGTTCCAGCAGCGCCGCGCCAAGGGCGCCTCCCGTCTGGACATGGCCCTGCGCAAGCTGCTCGGTCTGGATGCCAAACTCAGGCAGTACCGGGACGGCGAACGGTTCGTACGGTCCGTGGTCGAGCAGGTCGGCGTCGACGGCTTCAACCGCGTGTGGACCTCGCCCAACACCCTGCCCACCAAGGCGGAGATCGCCAAACCGGCGGACTGGGTCGCACGGGTGCACCGCAGGCCCGAGGCGTGA